The following proteins are encoded in a genomic region of Triticum dicoccoides isolate Atlit2015 ecotype Zavitan chromosome 1B, WEW_v2.0, whole genome shotgun sequence:
- the LOC119313246 gene encoding F-box protein At1g67130-like: MGNKEVEQEEEEQDDQEEEEEEEDQEEEEDDEQGEEEEQQAIEGLPNDLLREILSRVPYQSLCRSKCVSTAWFILCFDPAVLRRSPQTLSGFFGLSGSGNDRFINLSGRGRPLVDPSLGFLRDHEYVTLLNCCAGIFLCQGWNQATERSEYVVCNPATEEIWAAVSVPHTQEKGAPRHYTFCLCFDPAVPRRFAIFIFIRGSYDIRMVEVYTSDTREWVSLPSGWGEWIRVFGGQRYVFLNGTLHFIAYDSEEDTFYSEEVTTRSIVTVDEYGKTWRRIPQPPKADFTFIGQSLGCLYGMQIDHGNAGCLLSVWALENYASGEWTLKHTANILELLEMPCLEHSERYTLVAIHPEQNLIFLSGGMEPEQTLMSYDMDTQKLHSICTLGDYGMVNLQPYIPCFAERPSDAQ, translated from the coding sequence ATGGGGAACAAGGAggtggagcaggaggaggaggagcaggatgatcaggaggaggaggaggaggaggaggatcaggaggaggaggaggacgacgagcagggggaggaggaggagcagcaggcgaTAGAGGGCCTCCCCAACGACCTCCTTCGGGAGATCCTGTCGCGGGTGCCGTACCAGTCGCTGTGCCGCTCAAAGTGCGTGTCCACGGCGTGGTTCATTCTCTGCTTCGACCCCGCCGTCCTCAGGAGGTCGCCCCAGACGCTCTCCGGCTTCTTCGGCCTCTCCGGCAGCGGCAACGACCGCTTCATCAACCTGTCCGGGAGAGGCCGGCCGCTGGTCGACCCCTCTCTCGGTTTCTTGCGCGACCACGAGTACGTCACTCtcctaaactgctgcgccggcattTTCCTCTGCCAAGGCTGGAATCAGGCCACCGAACGCTCGGAATACGTTGTGTGCAACCCTGCCACCGAGGAGATTTGGGCTGCGGTGAGTGTGCCTCACACGCAAGAGAAGGGAGCTCCGCGACACTACACCTTCTGCTTGTGTTTCGACCCCGCCGTACCCCGCCGTTTTGCGATATTCATCTTCATCCGTGGTTCCTACGACATAAGGATGGTAGAGGTATACACGTCCGATACCCGAGAATGGGTTTCCTTGCCGAGCGGATGGGGTGAATGGATTCGGGTGTTTGGTGGCCAAAGATACGTTTTCTTAAATGGCACTCTGCATTTCATTGCCTATGATTCCGAGGAGGACACGTTTTACTCGGAGGAGGTCACAACACGCTCGATAGTCACGGTAGACGAGTATGGCAAAACGTGGAGGAGAATTCCGCAACCGCCAAAAGCCGATTTTACTTTTATCGGGCAATCTCTGGGGTGCTTATATGGTATGCAGATAGATCATGGTAACGCGGGTTGTCTGCTATCAGTTTGGGCTCTTGAAAATTATGCTAGTGGAGAGTGGACCTTAAAGCACactgccaacattttggagctgctAGAAATGCCCTGTCTAGAGCACAGTGAGCGCTACACCTTGGTTGCAATCCATCCGGAACAGAACCTAATTTTTCTTAGTGGTGGGATGGAACCGGAACAGACACTTATGTCGTATGATATGGATACCCAGAAGTTGCATAGTATCTGCACTCTTGGGGACTATGGTATGGTAAACCTTCAGCCATACATTCCCTGTTTTGCGGAACGGCCATCTGATGCTCAGTAA